Proteins encoded by one window of Cupriavidus sp. EM10:
- a CDS encoding sugar transferase has translation MLGWAMLGLILFGLNLILAEGLRHADIATYVFTRTMAWSILPYLCTFVLLHRSLHLPSIEGNSLVGVAATLPFAVLLLAFAAFHIEYSRGALLLGYLTTLAWSGFGYRRFVQNYVPVFGYTDPRAYAQLQGILSMPGASAPSAMRLLLIRSIEEAADCDGLMLDRNATADPERTRALARFKLGHVRMYSVERVGEMLTGRVGLAHIDENFLDDYARHYLYGFIKRVIDMAAVLCLAPLVLPAALLTALAIRIESPGPVLFHQIRVGRFGTTFTMLKFRSMAVQSDAPAQFAARHDARVTRVGRVIRKYRLDELPQLWNVLLADMSLIGPRPEQVPMVDKFSETIAYYPYRHLVRPGLSGWAQVQQGYVGSHEETITKLSYDLYYVKHCSFALDLLIAVKTVRTLLTGYGAR, from the coding sequence ATGCTTGGCTGGGCGATGCTAGGCCTGATCCTATTCGGTCTCAACCTGATCCTCGCGGAAGGCCTGCGGCACGCAGACATCGCCACCTACGTATTTACTCGGACGATGGCGTGGTCGATCCTGCCGTACCTGTGTACGTTCGTCCTCCTGCACCGCTCGCTGCATCTGCCTTCGATCGAGGGCAACAGCCTCGTCGGCGTGGCGGCCACGCTGCCATTCGCAGTGCTGCTGCTGGCCTTTGCCGCGTTCCATATCGAGTATTCGCGCGGCGCGCTGCTGCTCGGCTACCTCACGACGCTTGCGTGGAGCGGCTTCGGCTACCGGCGCTTTGTGCAGAACTACGTGCCTGTCTTCGGTTATACCGATCCGCGTGCATATGCCCAGCTCCAGGGCATCCTGTCGATGCCGGGCGCGTCGGCACCGAGCGCAATGCGCTTGCTGCTGATCCGCTCAATCGAGGAGGCGGCGGATTGCGATGGCCTGATGCTCGACCGCAACGCCACGGCGGACCCCGAGCGTACACGCGCGTTGGCACGCTTCAAACTCGGACACGTGCGCATGTATTCTGTTGAGCGCGTCGGCGAGATGCTGACCGGGCGCGTGGGCCTTGCGCATATCGATGAGAACTTCCTCGACGACTACGCTCGGCATTACCTGTATGGCTTCATCAAGCGCGTAATCGATATGGCGGCGGTGCTGTGCCTCGCGCCGCTCGTGCTGCCCGCCGCGTTACTGACCGCGCTGGCCATCCGCATCGAATCGCCGGGGCCCGTGCTGTTCCACCAGATACGCGTAGGCCGATTCGGGACGACCTTCACGATGCTCAAATTCCGCAGTATGGCCGTGCAGAGCGACGCCCCCGCGCAGTTCGCGGCGCGTCACGATGCGCGCGTCACCCGGGTCGGGCGTGTCATCCGCAAGTATCGCCTCGACGAACTGCCTCAACTCTGGAACGTGCTGTTGGCCGACATGAGCCTGATCGGCCCGCGGCCAGAACAGGTGCCAATGGTCGACAAGTTCTCGGAGACCATTGCCTATTACCCGTACCGCCACCTCGTGCGGCCCGGCTTGTCGGGGTGGGCGCAGGTGCAGCAGGGATATGTGGGCAGCCACGAGGAAACGATCACCAAGCTCAGCTACGACCTCTATTACGTCAAGCATTGCTCGTTCGCACTCGACCTGCTGATTGCGGTCAAGACGGTGCGAACGCTGCTGACGGGATATGGGGCACGTTGA